One Nicotiana sylvestris chromosome 12, ASM39365v2, whole genome shotgun sequence genomic window carries:
- the LOC138883724 gene encoding uncharacterized protein gives MSDDLLGHHTFPNNEARSVTTFLKKNIFTRFGTPRAILSDGGSHFYNKVFVGLLEMKIDDTLWEYRTIFKTLIGISPYRLVFGKAYHLLVELEYKAMWALKKLNLDWAEAANLGMIQLNEMEEFHLHAYGSAAIYKERMKFVHDKKILKREFNSGDLVLLFNSRLKLFLGKLKSKWSGPFKVVSVSPYGAIELESEDGTRTFKVNGQRVKLYLGTTGERHLIEQFTLKDSPTAVPTNK, from the exons atgagtgatgaccttttgggtcatcacaccttTCCTAACAATGAAGCAAGGAGTGTGACCACattcttgaagaagaacatattcacgcGGTTTGGTACCCCAAGGGCCATCTTGAGTGATGGTGGTTCTCATTTCTACAACAAGGTTTTCGTCGGGCTGCTTGAAAT GAAGATAGATGATACGTTGTGGGAATATCGCACAATATTTAAGACTCTCATTGGCATTTCACCATACCGGTTGGTTTTTGGCAAAGCATATCACTTGCTAGTGGAGCTTGAATACAAAGCCATGTGGGCATtgaagaagttgaatcttgactGGGCTGAGGCTGCTAATCTGGGAATGATACAACTCAATGAGATGGAAGAATTTCATCTCCATGCCTATGGGAGTGCAGCCAtatacaaggaaagaatgaagttTGTCCATGATAAGAAGATCTTGAAGCGGGAGTTCAATTCCGGTGACTTGGTTTTACTCTTCAATTCAAGACTCAAGTTATTTCTGGGAAAACTCAAGTCCAAATGGTCTGGCCCGTTCAAAGTTGTGAGTGTGTCCCCCTATGGTGCTATTGAACTGGAGTCGGAGGATGGGACACGGACTTTCAAAGTGAATGGTCAACGAGTCAAGCTCTACCTCGGTACCACAGGAGAAAGGCACTTGATAGAACAATTCACTCTAAAGGATAGTCCAACAGCAGTCCCCACTAATAAATAG